The following coding sequences are from one Mycolicibacterium aichiense window:
- a CDS encoding DUF421 domain-containing protein — translation MNGWEHALIGDWHQALWAAVKALTLFVTAAGAFRVTQRRAIAEFTPFDWVTAVAVGAIVGRTATASDTAWLTGAVALVTLMSAHALIARMRFVPSLRRLVDPPLRVLIRDGEIDERNLRRSGLTRTDLDAALRQHGHDSPRDVHLALFEERGAVSVLPAKSD, via the coding sequence GTGAACGGCTGGGAACACGCGCTGATCGGCGACTGGCACCAGGCGCTGTGGGCGGCGGTGAAGGCTTTGACGCTCTTCGTGACTGCGGCAGGGGCGTTCCGCGTCACCCAACGGCGCGCCATTGCGGAGTTCACCCCGTTCGATTGGGTCACCGCAGTCGCCGTCGGCGCGATCGTCGGGCGAACCGCGACCGCGTCGGACACCGCGTGGCTGACGGGGGCGGTGGCGCTGGTGACGTTGATGTCGGCACACGCGCTGATCGCTCGGATGCGGTTTGTTCCGTCGCTGCGGCGCTTGGTGGATCCGCCGCTGCGCGTGCTCATCCGCGACGGGGAGATCGACGAACGAAATTTACGGCGCAGTGGGCTGACTCGCACCGATCTCGACGCGGCGCTGCGACAACACGGCCATGACAGCCCGCGCGACGTTCATCTGGCATTGTTCGAAGAGAGAGGTGCGGTGTCCGTGCTGCCCGCGAAAAGCGATTGA
- a CDS encoding MarR family winged helix-turn-helix transcriptional regulator gives MQQSIDGPSAADVDAVLRASRALVGIAAASIAEISEVVTVPQLRVLVMIDTHGPLNLASVAAGLDISPSNASRICDRLIKAGFLHRQDSAADRRNISLSLTPDGRQLVRKMNRHRRRAITRALRAMSAKERQSVVAALDAFAVAAGEPAGEAGLHLVWPA, from the coding sequence TTGCAGCAGTCAATCGACGGGCCGTCGGCGGCAGATGTCGATGCGGTATTGCGCGCCTCCCGCGCGCTGGTGGGCATTGCGGCCGCCTCCATAGCCGAGATCTCGGAAGTCGTCACCGTCCCGCAGCTGCGGGTGCTGGTGATGATCGACACCCACGGTCCGCTGAATCTCGCATCGGTTGCCGCGGGGCTGGACATCAGCCCGTCCAACGCCAGCCGGATCTGTGACCGGCTGATCAAGGCCGGCTTCCTGCACCGGCAGGATTCCGCGGCCGACCGGCGCAATATCTCGCTGTCGCTTACCCCAGACGGCAGACAACTGGTCCGCAAGATGAATCGCCATCGCCGCCGTGCCATCACCCGGGCGCTGCGCGCGATGAGCGCCAAAGAGCGGCAATCTGTGGTCGCCGCACTGGACGCGTTCGCCGTGGCTGCCGGGGAACCGGCGGGTGAGGCAGGGCTGCATCTGGTCTGGCCGGCCTGA
- a CDS encoding thiamine pyrophosphate-requiring protein, translating to MAMTVADYLLSRLRDWEVRHVFAYPGDGINGIVGAFGAADNQPQFVQARHEEMAAFEAVGYAKFSGGLGVCMATSGPGAVHLLNGLYDAKLDHVPVVAIVGQTARSAMGGSYQQEVDLQSLYKDVASDYLVEVNVAEQLPNALDRAIRTALTRRAPTALIIPSDLQEEEFTPPQHAFKQVPSSGPSFGYPVLEPSQHAVQHAAEILNAGEKVAILIGQGARGAAEEVKMVAELTGAGIAKALLGKDVLPDNLPYVTGSIGLLGTRPSYELMRDCDTLLIVGSNFPYTQFLPKFGQARAVQVDIDGTSIGMRYPTEINIVADAAATLRAIIPLLLPKDSTTWRDDIIDNVARWWETMEKQAMLSAKPVNPMRVVWELSSRLPGDAIVAADSGSSTNWYARCLKVHDRVRGSLSGTLATMGPGVPYAIGAKFAHPDRPAIALVGDGAMQMNGLAELLTVSRYHRQWTDPRLVVCVFHNNDLNQVTWELRAMGGFPKFEESQALPDVSYADIARCMGLEAITVDDPDEIGKAWDRALAADKPTVIDVYCDPEMPPIPPHATYEQGRELLTALAKGDPARWHIIMQGAKAKAQEFLPHREG from the coding sequence ATGGCAATGACAGTTGCGGACTACCTGCTTTCCCGCCTCCGGGACTGGGAAGTTCGACATGTGTTCGCGTATCCCGGCGACGGGATCAACGGGATCGTCGGCGCCTTCGGGGCTGCCGACAACCAGCCGCAATTCGTGCAGGCGCGACACGAGGAGATGGCTGCCTTCGAGGCAGTGGGTTATGCAAAGTTCAGTGGCGGACTCGGGGTGTGCATGGCGACCTCCGGACCCGGCGCGGTGCATCTACTCAACGGGCTCTACGACGCCAAGCTCGATCACGTGCCGGTCGTCGCGATCGTCGGGCAGACCGCACGAAGCGCGATGGGTGGTTCTTACCAGCAGGAAGTCGATCTGCAGTCGCTGTACAAGGACGTGGCCAGCGATTACCTGGTGGAGGTCAACGTCGCAGAACAACTACCGAATGCCCTGGACCGGGCCATCCGGACAGCTCTGACCAGACGGGCGCCGACGGCCCTGATCATTCCGTCGGATCTGCAGGAGGAGGAATTCACCCCACCACAGCACGCGTTCAAGCAGGTTCCCTCCAGTGGCCCGAGCTTCGGCTATCCGGTACTCGAGCCGTCGCAGCACGCGGTACAACATGCCGCCGAGATCCTCAACGCCGGAGAGAAGGTCGCGATCCTGATCGGCCAGGGCGCCCGAGGCGCAGCCGAAGAAGTGAAAATGGTTGCCGAACTCACCGGAGCCGGGATAGCAAAGGCCTTGCTGGGCAAGGACGTTCTTCCTGACAACCTGCCATATGTGACCGGCTCGATCGGACTCCTCGGTACCCGCCCGAGCTATGAGCTGATGCGTGACTGTGACACCCTGCTCATCGTCGGGTCGAATTTTCCCTACACCCAATTTCTGCCGAAGTTCGGCCAGGCTCGCGCCGTCCAAGTCGATATCGACGGAACCTCGATCGGTATGCGGTATCCCACCGAGATCAACATCGTCGCCGATGCGGCCGCGACCCTGCGGGCGATCATCCCGTTGTTGCTACCGAAGGATTCGACGACGTGGCGTGACGACATCATCGACAACGTCGCGCGCTGGTGGGAGACCATGGAAAAGCAGGCAATGCTGTCCGCCAAACCGGTCAACCCGATGCGGGTGGTCTGGGAGCTGTCCTCCCGGCTGCCCGGTGATGCGATCGTGGCGGCGGACTCCGGGTCATCGACGAACTGGTACGCACGATGCCTGAAAGTCCACGACCGGGTCCGCGGATCACTATCAGGGACGCTGGCCACCATGGGGCCCGGCGTACCGTACGCGATCGGCGCCAAGTTCGCCCATCCCGACCGCCCTGCGATCGCTCTCGTCGGTGACGGCGCGATGCAGATGAATGGCCTGGCCGAACTGCTCACCGTTTCCCGCTACCACCGGCAGTGGACCGATCCGCGGCTGGTCGTGTGCGTGTTCCACAACAACGACCTCAACCAAGTCACCTGGGAACTTCGAGCGATGGGCGGATTCCCGAAATTCGAGGAATCGCAGGCACTTCCGGATGTCTCCTACGCCGATATCGCGCGTTGCATGGGATTGGAGGCCATCACCGTGGATGACCCTGACGAGATCGGGAAGGCGTGGGACCGTGCGTTGGCCGCCGACAAGCCGACCGTGATCGACGTGTACTGCGACCCGGAGATGCCCCCCATACCACCGCATGCAACCTACGAACAGGGAAGGGAACTGCTGACCGCGCTGGCCAAGGGCGACCCGGCCCGCTGGCACATCATTATGCAGGGCGCAAAAGCCAAGGCCCAAGAGTTCTTACCCCATCGGGAAGGGTGA
- a CDS encoding NAD(P)/FAD-dependent oxidoreductase — translation MTSVVVVGSGFTGFECARRLQRRLHRSHANVQITLISPIDYMLYTPLLPDVAGGLVDARFVSIPLAGTLPGVQVIRGRVDNADLAAHTLGYTDPEGRTHEMHWDRLVLTPGSVTRLFDIPGLATYARGLKSIAEALYLRDHFLEQLELAGIDSDPAVAAARRTVVVVGASYSGTELVVQLRALADAAARQMGFGPETVRFLLLDLAEQVMPEVGEKLGKAAREVLRDRGIDVRLGLTLKEVHADHVVLSDDSRVDTRTVAWVTGVSAAPLIETLGLPTEKGRLKVGADLRVPGHPDVFAAGDAAAVPDLTKPGTITPPTAQHAVRQGKALARNVAASLGFGTAKDYRHRNMGLVVDLGPRKAVANPLNIQVSGLPAKVVTRAYHLYAIPRGVNRWAVALAYLTDLIFPRTLVSMGLASQEDAQFSTSEGIPMIKAD, via the coding sequence ATGACGTCCGTGGTGGTGGTAGGAAGCGGCTTCACCGGGTTCGAATGTGCACGACGGCTGCAGCGTCGCCTGCACCGGAGCCACGCAAATGTGCAGATCACCCTCATTTCGCCGATCGACTACATGCTCTACACACCGCTGCTGCCCGACGTGGCCGGCGGCCTTGTCGATGCGCGGTTCGTCTCCATCCCGCTGGCCGGCACGCTTCCCGGTGTTCAGGTGATCCGCGGCCGCGTCGACAACGCGGACCTGGCGGCGCACACGCTCGGCTACACCGACCCCGAGGGCCGAACCCACGAGATGCACTGGGATCGGCTGGTGCTCACGCCCGGCTCGGTGACTCGCCTGTTCGACATTCCCGGCCTGGCCACCTACGCCCGCGGCCTCAAATCGATCGCCGAGGCGCTCTACTTGCGTGACCATTTCCTCGAGCAGCTGGAGTTGGCCGGTATCGACTCCGACCCGGCGGTCGCCGCGGCCCGACGCACCGTCGTGGTGGTCGGCGCGTCGTATTCCGGCACCGAACTGGTCGTCCAGCTGCGGGCGCTGGCCGACGCCGCGGCCCGCCAGATGGGATTCGGCCCGGAAACGGTGCGCTTCCTTCTGCTGGACCTTGCCGAACAGGTGATGCCCGAAGTGGGCGAGAAACTCGGCAAAGCCGCACGGGAAGTTCTGCGCGATCGCGGCATCGATGTTCGGCTGGGTCTGACGCTGAAGGAAGTGCACGCCGATCACGTTGTGCTCAGCGATGATTCGCGGGTCGACACCCGGACGGTGGCCTGGGTGACCGGGGTGAGCGCCGCACCGCTGATCGAGACGCTCGGTCTGCCGACCGAGAAAGGCCGGTTGAAGGTCGGCGCGGACCTGCGGGTGCCCGGGCACCCCGACGTCTTCGCCGCCGGCGACGCCGCCGCCGTCCCCGACCTGACCAAGCCGGGCACCATCACCCCGCCCACCGCACAGCATGCGGTGCGGCAGGGAAAAGCGTTGGCGCGCAACGTCGCCGCCAGCCTGGGATTCGGCACCGCCAAGGACTACCGGCATCGCAACATGGGTTTGGTCGTCGACCTCGGCCCGCGCAAGGCCGTGGCCAATCCGCTCAACATCCAGGTCTCCGGCCTGCCCGCGAAGGTCGTCACCCGCGCCTATCACCTGTACGCGATACCGCGCGGAGTCAACCGGTGGGCGGTTGCACTGGCCTACCTCACCGACCTGATCTTTCCGAGGACGCTGGTGTCGATGGGACTCGCCAGCCAGGAAGATGCCCAGTTCTCCACCAGCGAGGGCATTCCGATGATCAAGGCCGACTGA
- a CDS encoding PDR/VanB family oxidoreductase: MRVRPRPAPPSASGRTRHDPLLRLTDASITALWAISGAVRRPATPRPRERTFTLQVVDRRVVARDQNVVALTLAAPDRRPLPVWHPGAHVDIRLPSGRIRQYSLCGDPASRTSYRIAVRRIPDGGGGSIEVHDDLQIGATVTTGGPRNAFPLTVPGYGSPARQLRFIAGGIGITPILPMLDVAQRLGIDWSMICAGRSHESIPFLDEIGRFGDRVQIRTDDEHGIPTAAELLGDCPDGSGVYTCGPAPMLTAIRAALTGRDDVELHFERFAAPPVVDGTTFTATVASTGVTLAVRAEETLLSALQRERVPAPYSCQQGFCGTCRTRVLNGVVQHRDSLLTEPERTAGMMLTCVSRAADGAHLTLDL; this comes from the coding sequence GTGAGAGTCCGGCCACGGCCCGCGCCGCCGAGCGCATCGGGCCGCACTCGCCACGACCCGTTGCTGCGCCTCACCGACGCGTCGATCACAGCGCTGTGGGCGATCAGCGGTGCAGTGCGACGCCCGGCCACGCCGCGGCCCCGCGAGCGCACGTTCACGCTGCAGGTCGTCGACCGCCGCGTGGTCGCGCGGGATCAGAACGTGGTGGCACTGACGCTGGCGGCGCCGGATCGACGGCCCCTGCCGGTGTGGCATCCCGGCGCGCATGTGGACATCCGCCTGCCCAGTGGGCGGATCCGGCAGTACTCGCTGTGCGGCGACCCGGCCTCGCGCACCAGCTACCGGATCGCGGTGCGGCGCATCCCCGATGGTGGTGGCGGGTCGATCGAGGTGCACGACGACCTTCAGATCGGGGCAACGGTGACCACCGGTGGCCCGCGAAATGCGTTCCCGCTCACGGTTCCCGGTTACGGCTCCCCCGCCCGGCAGCTGCGGTTCATCGCCGGCGGTATCGGCATCACCCCGATCCTGCCGATGCTGGATGTGGCCCAGCGGCTGGGTATCGACTGGTCGATGATCTGCGCCGGGCGTAGCCACGAGTCCATCCCGTTCCTCGACGAGATCGGCCGGTTCGGCGACCGGGTGCAGATCCGGACCGATGATGAACACGGAATCCCGACCGCCGCCGAACTTTTGGGCGACTGTCCGGATGGCTCCGGCGTCTACACCTGCGGTCCCGCGCCCATGCTGACCGCGATTCGGGCAGCACTGACCGGTCGCGACGACGTCGAATTGCACTTCGAGCGGTTCGCCGCCCCGCCGGTGGTCGACGGCACGACGTTCACCGCGACAGTGGCCTCGACGGGCGTCACGCTGGCGGTGCGGGCCGAGGAGACGCTGCTGTCGGCGCTGCAACGCGAGCGCGTCCCGGCACCGTACTCCTGCCAGCAGGGCTTCTGCGGAACCTGCCGCACTCGCGTCCTCAACGGCGTTGTGCAGCATCGGGATTCGCTTCTCACCGAACCCGAGCGGACCGCTGGGATGATGCTGACGTGCGTATCGCGCGCAGCCGACGGCGCCCACCTGACCCTGGATCTGTAG
- a CDS encoding DUF4396 domain-containing protein: MTPAWLVMLSWCALTLAAISSVIILADIYARGYRQRMRVMEAVWPVTGLYFGPIAVWMYCRYGRPQSGKWSAERNRRNPPDKPSWATTAIGVSHCGAGCTLGDIIAEFAVFALALELFGSALLPEYIGDYTAALVLGIVFQYFAIAPMRGLGLRKGLMQAAKADVLSLTAFEVGLFGWMALTSLVIFGGHPLHPNNPVYWFLMQIGMIIGFATAWPANVWLIRRGIKEAM; this comes from the coding sequence GTGACGCCTGCGTGGCTCGTGATGCTGTCCTGGTGTGCGCTGACACTGGCCGCGATCAGTTCGGTGATCATCCTCGCCGACATCTATGCACGAGGCTATCGGCAGCGGATGCGGGTGATGGAGGCGGTGTGGCCGGTGACCGGCCTGTACTTCGGCCCGATCGCCGTCTGGATGTATTGCCGTTACGGAAGACCACAGAGCGGCAAGTGGTCAGCCGAGCGCAATCGCAGAAATCCGCCCGACAAGCCGAGCTGGGCCACCACCGCGATCGGTGTCAGCCACTGCGGGGCGGGATGCACTCTCGGTGACATCATCGCCGAATTCGCGGTCTTCGCGCTCGCCCTCGAACTATTCGGGAGCGCGCTGCTTCCGGAGTACATCGGTGATTACACGGCCGCGCTGGTGTTGGGAATCGTGTTCCAGTACTTCGCGATTGCCCCGATGCGGGGCTTGGGGCTGCGCAAAGGACTGATGCAGGCGGCGAAAGCGGATGTGCTCTCCCTGACTGCATTCGAAGTGGGACTGTTCGGGTGGATGGCGTTGACGTCGTTGGTCATCTTCGGCGGGCATCCATTGCACCCGAACAATCCCGTCTACTGGTTCCTCATGCAGATCGGCATGATCATCGGTTTCGCCACGGCGTGGCCGGCCAACGTCTGGTTGATCAGGCGAGGGATCAAAGAGGCGATGTGA
- a CDS encoding cryptochrome/photolyase family protein translates to MSADDTPLWLFADQLGREFYGGEHAQRPVLLVEATSALRRRRFHRQKLHLVLSAVRHAAADLGERATLVRAETYTAALRDYGKPVLVHEPTSFAADRFVRRLQRDGMVAEVLPTPGFALSRTDFRRWAGDRRRFRMEDFYREQRRRFSVLMDGSEPVGGRWNFDAENREPPPKNGASIGVDAPYHPREDDIDDQVRRDLDAMDLPTVGVDGPRLFAVTPAEARRALTRFIERRLPLFGRYEDAMMGGDWAMSHSLLSVPLNLGVLHPLDAVHAAEQAYRDGTAPLAATEGFIRQILGWREYMWHLYWHFGPAYLDNNALSADTPLPAWWAELDADSVTAECLRQALGGVRDRGWAHHIQRLMVLGSHALQRGYQPRALTEWFATAFVDGFAWVMPTNVVGMSQHADGGLLATKPYTSGGAYVNKMSDHCRSCSFDPKVRLGPNACPFTAGYWGFVHRHQDLLAGNNRTARAVSSMARLTDLDAVVEQERHRETF, encoded by the coding sequence ATGAGCGCTGACGACACTCCGCTGTGGCTGTTCGCCGATCAGCTCGGGCGGGAGTTCTACGGCGGTGAACACGCGCAGCGTCCGGTGTTGCTGGTCGAGGCGACCTCCGCACTGCGACGGCGCCGCTTTCACCGGCAGAAGCTGCACCTGGTGTTGTCCGCCGTGCGGCACGCCGCGGCCGATCTGGGTGAGCGGGCAACCCTGGTGCGCGCCGAGACCTACACCGCGGCGTTGCGCGATTACGGCAAGCCGGTGCTGGTGCACGAACCGACATCGTTCGCCGCCGATCGCTTCGTGCGGCGCCTCCAGCGCGACGGAATGGTTGCCGAGGTGTTGCCCACCCCGGGATTTGCGTTGTCGAGAACCGACTTTCGACGGTGGGCCGGGGATCGGCGCCGGTTCCGGATGGAGGACTTCTACCGCGAGCAGCGCAGGCGGTTCAGCGTGTTGATGGACGGTTCCGAGCCGGTGGGCGGGCGGTGGAACTTCGACGCCGAGAACCGCGAGCCCCCACCCAAGAACGGTGCATCGATCGGCGTCGATGCGCCGTACCACCCGCGCGAAGACGATATCGACGACCAGGTGCGCCGCGACCTGGATGCGATGGATCTACCAACGGTCGGCGTCGACGGGCCGCGGCTGTTCGCGGTCACCCCGGCCGAGGCCCGCCGGGCGCTGACGAGGTTCATCGAGCGTCGGCTGCCGCTGTTCGGCCGGTACGAGGACGCCATGATGGGCGGCGACTGGGCGATGTCGCATTCGCTGCTGTCGGTGCCGCTGAACCTCGGGGTGCTGCACCCGCTGGACGCCGTGCACGCCGCCGAACAGGCCTACCGGGACGGCACCGCCCCACTGGCCGCGACCGAGGGGTTCATCCGCCAGATTCTGGGGTGGCGGGAGTACATGTGGCACCTGTACTGGCACTTCGGCCCGGCTTATCTGGACAACAACGCCCTGTCCGCCGACACCCCGCTGCCGGCCTGGTGGGCCGAACTCGACGCCGACTCGGTCACCGCCGAATGCCTGCGCCAGGCGCTCGGCGGTGTGCGCGACCGCGGGTGGGCGCACCACATCCAGCGGCTGATGGTGTTGGGCAGCCACGCGCTGCAGCGCGGTTACCAGCCGCGGGCGTTGACCGAGTGGTTCGCCACCGCGTTCGTCGACGGCTTCGCGTGGGTGATGCCGACGAATGTGGTCGGGATGAGCCAGCACGCCGACGGCGGCCTACTGGCCACCAAGCCGTACACCTCCGGTGGTGCCTACGTGAACAAGATGAGCGATCACTGCCGCTCGTGCAGCTTCGACCCCAAGGTCCGCCTCGGGCCGAACGCGTGCCCCTTCACCGCGGGATATTGGGGGTTCGTGCATCGCCACCAGGACCTGCTGGCCGGCAACAACCGCACCGCGCGCGCGGTGTCCTCGATGGCGCGGCTGACCGACCTGGACGCCGTCGTCGAGCAGGAACGACACCGGGAGACGTTCTAG
- a CDS encoding phosphatase PAP2 family protein — MTAVDVDPEAPQRDPDPRTDRLTLLRRIAIGIWLAGIVLWTATNGVAINRELVLLYVCTGLLAASIGRRRVLLIVRDWLPFAVVLIVYDLSRGAAGLIGTPTQWVWQPEVDRWMFGAVPTVWLQEHLKMPSPPWWEVVISTVYMSFFILPYVVAGVLWLRDRAEWKAFVRRFLVLSFAALAIYAVLPAAPPWAAARCEPADVAGGPSAPPCMFSPVPHADGGLLGPVTTQHPGANDVVERISSRGFAMLHLDVARALLDEGQASVNLVAAIPSLHAGLSAMIAAFLWGRVARRWRPLLAGYVMIMAFTLVYAAEHYVIDLLLGWALAAVTVLAVRRYERRRLAAAGPPGEIEWPPDSAELGEDVLDARPGHLGPPLREATGQL; from the coding sequence ATGACCGCCGTCGACGTCGACCCCGAAGCGCCGCAGCGCGATCCGGATCCCAGAACCGACCGGCTCACGCTGCTCCGTCGCATCGCCATCGGGATTTGGCTCGCCGGAATCGTATTGTGGACTGCCACAAACGGTGTGGCCATCAACCGCGAACTCGTTCTGCTCTACGTGTGCACCGGGCTGCTGGCCGCCAGCATCGGAAGGCGCCGGGTGTTGCTGATCGTGCGGGATTGGCTGCCCTTCGCTGTGGTGCTGATTGTCTACGACCTGAGCAGGGGAGCAGCCGGGCTGATCGGCACCCCCACCCAGTGGGTGTGGCAGCCGGAGGTGGACCGCTGGATGTTCGGCGCGGTGCCCACGGTGTGGCTTCAGGAACACCTCAAGATGCCGTCCCCGCCCTGGTGGGAGGTGGTGATCAGCACGGTGTACATGTCGTTCTTCATCCTTCCGTACGTGGTGGCCGGCGTGCTGTGGCTGCGTGACCGGGCCGAGTGGAAGGCATTCGTCCGGCGTTTCCTGGTGCTGTCGTTCGCCGCGCTGGCCATCTATGCGGTGCTGCCTGCGGCCCCGCCGTGGGCGGCCGCTCGCTGCGAGCCTGCCGATGTGGCAGGCGGTCCGTCCGCACCACCGTGCATGTTCAGCCCGGTGCCGCACGCCGACGGCGGGCTGCTGGGCCCGGTGACCACCCAGCACCCCGGCGCCAATGACGTCGTGGAGCGGATCTCCAGCCGGGGCTTCGCGATGCTGCATCTGGACGTGGCCCGCGCGCTGCTCGACGAGGGGCAGGCCAGCGTCAACCTGGTCGCGGCCATTCCGTCGCTGCACGCTGGCCTGTCGGCGATGATCGCGGCGTTTCTGTGGGGACGGGTCGCCCGGCGCTGGCGACCGCTGCTGGCCGGCTACGTGATGATCATGGCGTTCACGCTGGTGTACGCCGCCGAGCACTACGTCATCGATTTGCTACTCGGTTGGGCGCTGGCCGCCGTGACGGTGCTGGCGGTGCGCCGTTACGAGCGTCGCCGACTAGCCGCGGCGGGACCGCCCGGTGAAATTGAGTGGCCGCCCGACAGCGCTGAGTTGGGTGAGGACGTCCTCGACGCGCGCCCTGGGCACCTCGGCCCGCCACTGCGGGAGGCTACCGGTCAGCTGTAA
- a CDS encoding metal-dependent hydrolase produces MLRPRRFEREIDPGPVQIQARKVAFDVSGAPLHWIPGHPVASHMVGLLNIVLPVAERWFVDAYNEALPLVKDPRLAEDMRGFIGQEATHADTHDKVLQELMVARGVDPEPILRQIDYVFGQVLSPSTSADPRKRLNNLCDRLWLIAAIEHYTAVLGDFALNCAWDDYGADPTLVDVFRWHGSEEVEHRNVAHDVAVYFHDSYLDRIRSMAIAATLMAGFFNRGAWFLCRTDPSLDMSWWRMQKLRADDSKRGLLPKYRKLFGTTTLTYFRPNYSPEDVGSTAQAVAYLASSPAARAAHL; encoded by the coding sequence ATGCTGCGCCCACGCCGTTTCGAACGGGAGATCGATCCGGGCCCGGTGCAGATCCAGGCCCGCAAAGTCGCCTTCGACGTGTCCGGGGCGCCGTTGCACTGGATCCCGGGCCATCCCGTCGCATCCCACATGGTCGGGCTGCTCAACATCGTCCTCCCGGTTGCCGAGCGATGGTTCGTCGACGCCTACAACGAAGCGCTGCCGCTGGTGAAGGATCCGCGGCTGGCCGAGGACATGCGCGGGTTCATCGGCCAGGAGGCCACCCACGCCGACACCCACGACAAGGTTCTGCAGGAGCTGATGGTGGCGCGCGGCGTCGACCCCGAGCCGATCCTGCGCCAGATCGACTACGTGTTCGGTCAGGTGCTCTCGCCAAGCACGTCGGCCGACCCACGCAAGCGGCTGAACAATCTGTGCGATCGCCTGTGGCTGATCGCGGCAATCGAGCACTACACCGCGGTACTGGGCGACTTCGCGCTCAATTGCGCCTGGGACGACTACGGCGCCGACCCCACCCTGGTCGACGTGTTCCGCTGGCACGGCAGTGAAGAGGTCGAGCACCGCAACGTCGCGCACGATGTCGCGGTCTACTTCCACGACAGCTATCTCGACCGGATCCGCTCGATGGCCATCGCGGCGACACTGATGGCCGGTTTCTTCAACCGCGGCGCCTGGTTCCTGTGCCGGACGGACCCCAGCCTCGACATGAGCTGGTGGCGAATGCAGAAGCTGCGGGCCGACGACTCCAAACGCGGCCTGTTGCCCAAGTACCGCAAGCTCTTCGGCACGACCACGCTGACCTACTTCCGGCCGAACTACTCACCAGAGGACGTGGGGTCCACCGCGCAGGCGGTCGCCTACCTGGCCAGCTCGCCGGCCGCCCGCGCCGCGCACCTGTGA